Proteins encoded within one genomic window of Ascaphus truei isolate aAscTru1 chromosome 8, aAscTru1.hap1, whole genome shotgun sequence:
- the SHC2 gene encoding SHC-transforming protein 2 isoform X1, producing MLADTRYDRFRNDSVTSAEEQPPPPTGAMSGQVSPGSPSAAPRLGQPSPPFSEPQGPEEQDMATTFCMMIPRMAQWKFASPAAFLSRSPSGASKELTLDKAEAGGGLGSVFGACDPVCSTPCTLQVINRLRGGGGRKATRTEGYKLTGEEWSRKGSFISKPSQGWLHPDDRLQGPGVSYIVRYMGCIEVLRSMRSLDFNTRTQVTREAINRLHEAVPGVRGTWKRKVSERTCSQPHTESAAGPSSAIVANKSLASVLGRSNLRFAGISIAVNISIEGLNLSIPTSRQVIANHHMQAISFASGGDADMTDYVAYVAKDPINQRACHILECCEGLAQNVISTIGQAFELRFKQYLHSPPKVAAPPDRMTGGDEPAWGGEEEHSSERDYYNSIPGKEPPLGGIQDSRVRDVGAMGYPPTQTPPNGQWPQAGSPARRPPMSHSGSQWELEGQGQAGEGFPLTNGRALGVRDYEEHMYVNTQNLDGWNTDKEPYMIPEDSPKKDLFDMRPFEDALKLHESGLSGGTQRLEDQWPSPPTRRAPVAPTEEQLRGELWYHGKMSRREAEKVLQRDGDFLVRDSITNPGQYVLTGMHRGQPKHLLLVDPEGVVRTKDVLFESISHLISYHLHNQQPIVAAESELHLRQVVPRRAAS from the exons ATGCTCGCTGACACCAGGTATGACCGCTTTCGCAACGACTCAGTGACATCGGCAGAGGAGCAGCCGCCGCCTCCGACTGGAGCCATGAGCGGACAGGTCTCCCCCGGCTCCCCGTCTGCGGCACCTCGCCTGGGCCAGCCATCCCCTCCGTTCTCCGAGCCGCAGGGCCCAGAGGAGCAGGATATGGCCACCACCTTCTGCATGATGATACCACGGATGGCGCAGTGGAAATTCGCCAGCCCGGCTGCCTTCCTCAGCCGCAGCCCATCCGGAGCCAGCAAGGAGCTGACCCTGGACAAAGCCGAGGCTGGGGGCGGCCTAGGGTCCGTGTTTGGAGCCTGCGACCCTGTGTGCTCCACACCTTGCACCCTGCAGGTGATAAACAGgctgcgaggaggaggagggaggaaggcgaCCCGGACAGAAGGATACAAACTCACAGGGGAGGAGTGGAGCCGTAAAGGGAGCTTCATCAGCAAACCGTCTCAGGGGTGGCTGCACCCAGATGATCGATTGCAGGGTCCTGGGGTCTCCTATATTGTCAGG TACATGGGCTGCATTGAAGTTCTTAGATCCATGAGGTCTCTGGATTTTAACACACGGACTCAGGTGACAAG GGAGGCTATTAACAGGCTGCACGAAGCTGTGCCCGGGGTGAGGGGAACCTGGAAGAGGAAGGTGAGTGAGAGGACCTGCTCCCAGCCGCACACAGAGTCAGCAGCAGGGCCAAGCTCAGCAATC GTCGCCAATAAATCCCTGGCGTCTGTTCTGGGCCGCAGTAATCTTCGCTTTGCCGGGATCAGCATCGCTGTCAATATATCCATCGAGGGACTGAATCTGAGCATCCCTACGAGCCGACAG GTTATCGCCAATCACCATATGCAGGCCATCTCCTTTGCTTCCGGAGGGGATGCG GACATGACCGATTACGTGGCTTATGTGGCTAAGGACCCAATAAACCAGAGAG CCTGTCACATCTTGGAGTGCTGTGAGGGGCTGGCCCAGAATGTTATCAGCACTATAGGACAAGCCTTTGAGCTGAGGTTCAAACAGTACCTGCACAGCCCCCCCAAAGTGGCAGCCCCCCCAGACAG gatgacagggggagacgagccggcgtgggggggagaggaggagcacAGCTCGGAACGGGACTATTACAACAGCATCCCGGGCAAGGAGCCTCCGTTGGGGGGCATACAGGACTCCCGGGTCAGGGATGTGGGTGCTATGGGGtacccccccacacagacaccaCCAAATGGACAGTGGCCTCAG GCAGGGTCTCCAGCCAGAAGACCTCCGATGTCACACTCTGGGTCTCAGTGGGAGCTGGAGGGGCAGG GACAGGCCGGCGAAGGCTTCCCTCTAACCAATGGCCGGGCCCTGGGAGTCCGAGACTACGAGGAGCACATGTATGTGAACACGCAGAACCTGGACGGCTGGAACACGGACAAGGAGCCCTACATGATACCCGAGGACAGTCCGAAGAAGGATCTCTTTGATATGA GACCCTTTGAAGATGCTCTGAAGCTCCACGAATCCGGCCTTTCCGGGGGGACCCAGAGGTTGGAGGATCAGTGGCCGAGCCCCCCCACCAGGAGGGCTCCTGTGGCCCCCACAGAGGAGCAGCTGAGGGGGGAGCTTTGGTACCACGGAAAGATGAGCAGGAGGGAGGCAGAAAAAGTGCTGCAGAGGGACGGAGACTTCCTTGTGAGGGACAGCATCACCAACCCGGGGCAGTATGTGCTGACGGGCATGCACAGGGGGCAGCCCAAGCACCTGCTCCTGGTGGACCCAGAGGGAGTG GTGAGGACAAAGGATGTGCTGTTTGAGAGTATCAGTCACCTGATCTCCTACCACCTGCACAACCAGCAGCCAATCGTAGCAGCTGAGAGCGAACTGCACCTGAGGCAGGTGGTACCACGGAGAGCAGCATCGTAG
- the SHC2 gene encoding SHC-transforming protein 2 isoform X4, giving the protein MLADTRYDRFRNDSVTSAEEQPPPPTGAMSGQVSPGSPSAAPRLGQPSPPFSEPQGPEEQDMATTFCMMIPRMAQWKFASPAAFLSRSPSGASKELTLDKAEAGGGLGSVFGACDPVCSTPCTLQVINRLRGGGGRKATRTEGYKLTGEEWSRKGSFISKPSQGWLHPDDRLQGPGVSYIVRYMGCIEVLRSMRSLDFNTRTQVTREAINRLHEAVPGVRGTWKRKVANKSLASVLGRSNLRFAGISIAVNISIEGLNLSIPTSRQVIANHHMQAISFASGGDADMTDYVAYVAKDPINQRACHILECCEGLAQNVISTIGQAFELRFKQYLHSPPKVAAPPDRMTGGDEPAWGGEEEHSSERDYYNSIPGKEPPLGGIQDSRVRDVGAMGYPPTQTPPNGQWPQAGSPARRPPMSHSGSQWELEGQGQAGEGFPLTNGRALGVRDYEEHMYVNTQNLDGWNTDKEPYMIPEDSPKKDLFDMRPFEDALKLHESGLSGGTQRLEDQWPSPPTRRAPVAPTEEQLRGELWYHGKMSRREAEKVLQRDGDFLVRDSITNPGQYVLTGMHRGQPKHLLLVDPEGVVRTKDVLFESISHLISYHLHNQQPIVAAESELHLRQVVPRRAAS; this is encoded by the exons ATGCTCGCTGACACCAGGTATGACCGCTTTCGCAACGACTCAGTGACATCGGCAGAGGAGCAGCCGCCGCCTCCGACTGGAGCCATGAGCGGACAGGTCTCCCCCGGCTCCCCGTCTGCGGCACCTCGCCTGGGCCAGCCATCCCCTCCGTTCTCCGAGCCGCAGGGCCCAGAGGAGCAGGATATGGCCACCACCTTCTGCATGATGATACCACGGATGGCGCAGTGGAAATTCGCCAGCCCGGCTGCCTTCCTCAGCCGCAGCCCATCCGGAGCCAGCAAGGAGCTGACCCTGGACAAAGCCGAGGCTGGGGGCGGCCTAGGGTCCGTGTTTGGAGCCTGCGACCCTGTGTGCTCCACACCTTGCACCCTGCAGGTGATAAACAGgctgcgaggaggaggagggaggaaggcgaCCCGGACAGAAGGATACAAACTCACAGGGGAGGAGTGGAGCCGTAAAGGGAGCTTCATCAGCAAACCGTCTCAGGGGTGGCTGCACCCAGATGATCGATTGCAGGGTCCTGGGGTCTCCTATATTGTCAGG TACATGGGCTGCATTGAAGTTCTTAGATCCATGAGGTCTCTGGATTTTAACACACGGACTCAGGTGACAAG GGAGGCTATTAACAGGCTGCACGAAGCTGTGCCCGGGGTGAGGGGAACCTGGAAGAGGAAG GTCGCCAATAAATCCCTGGCGTCTGTTCTGGGCCGCAGTAATCTTCGCTTTGCCGGGATCAGCATCGCTGTCAATATATCCATCGAGGGACTGAATCTGAGCATCCCTACGAGCCGACAG GTTATCGCCAATCACCATATGCAGGCCATCTCCTTTGCTTCCGGAGGGGATGCG GACATGACCGATTACGTGGCTTATGTGGCTAAGGACCCAATAAACCAGAGAG CCTGTCACATCTTGGAGTGCTGTGAGGGGCTGGCCCAGAATGTTATCAGCACTATAGGACAAGCCTTTGAGCTGAGGTTCAAACAGTACCTGCACAGCCCCCCCAAAGTGGCAGCCCCCCCAGACAG gatgacagggggagacgagccggcgtgggggggagaggaggagcacAGCTCGGAACGGGACTATTACAACAGCATCCCGGGCAAGGAGCCTCCGTTGGGGGGCATACAGGACTCCCGGGTCAGGGATGTGGGTGCTATGGGGtacccccccacacagacaccaCCAAATGGACAGTGGCCTCAG GCAGGGTCTCCAGCCAGAAGACCTCCGATGTCACACTCTGGGTCTCAGTGGGAGCTGGAGGGGCAGG GACAGGCCGGCGAAGGCTTCCCTCTAACCAATGGCCGGGCCCTGGGAGTCCGAGACTACGAGGAGCACATGTATGTGAACACGCAGAACCTGGACGGCTGGAACACGGACAAGGAGCCCTACATGATACCCGAGGACAGTCCGAAGAAGGATCTCTTTGATATGA GACCCTTTGAAGATGCTCTGAAGCTCCACGAATCCGGCCTTTCCGGGGGGACCCAGAGGTTGGAGGATCAGTGGCCGAGCCCCCCCACCAGGAGGGCTCCTGTGGCCCCCACAGAGGAGCAGCTGAGGGGGGAGCTTTGGTACCACGGAAAGATGAGCAGGAGGGAGGCAGAAAAAGTGCTGCAGAGGGACGGAGACTTCCTTGTGAGGGACAGCATCACCAACCCGGGGCAGTATGTGCTGACGGGCATGCACAGGGGGCAGCCCAAGCACCTGCTCCTGGTGGACCCAGAGGGAGTG GTGAGGACAAAGGATGTGCTGTTTGAGAGTATCAGTCACCTGATCTCCTACCACCTGCACAACCAGCAGCCAATCGTAGCAGCTGAGAGCGAACTGCACCTGAGGCAGGTGGTACCACGGAGAGCAGCATCGTAG
- the SHC2 gene encoding SHC-transforming protein 2 isoform X2, producing MLADTRYDRFRNDSVTSAEEQPPPPTGAMSGQVSPGSPSAAPRLGQPSPPFSEPQGPEEQDMATTFCMMIPRMAQWKFASPAAFLSRSPSGASKELTLDKAEAGGGLGSVFGACDPVCSTPCTLQVINRLRGGGGRKATRTEGYKLTGEEWSRKGSFISKPSQGWLHPDDRLQGPGVSYIVRYMGCIEVLRSMRSLDFNTRTQVTREAINRLHEAVPGVRGTWKRKVSERTCSQPHTESAAGPSSAIVANKSLASVLGRSNLRFAGISIAVNISIEGLNLSIPTSRQVIANHHMQAISFASGGDADMTDYVAYVAKDPINQRACHILECCEGLAQNVISTIGQAFELRFKQYLHSPPKVAAPPDRMTGGDEPAWGGEEEHSSERDYYNSIPGKEPPLGGIQDSRVRDVGAMGYPPTQTPPNGQWPQAGSPARRPPMSHSGSQWELEGQGQAGEGFPLTNGRALGVRDYEEHMYVNTQNLDGWNTDKEPYMIPEDSPKKDLFDMRPFEDALKLHESGLSGGTQRLEDQWPSPPTRRAPVAPTEEQLRGELWYHGKMSRREAEKVLQRDGDFLVRDSITNPGQYVLTGMHRGQPKHLLLVDPEGVGHSQTASRSCTQREHSARESGAVTDCGP from the exons ATGCTCGCTGACACCAGGTATGACCGCTTTCGCAACGACTCAGTGACATCGGCAGAGGAGCAGCCGCCGCCTCCGACTGGAGCCATGAGCGGACAGGTCTCCCCCGGCTCCCCGTCTGCGGCACCTCGCCTGGGCCAGCCATCCCCTCCGTTCTCCGAGCCGCAGGGCCCAGAGGAGCAGGATATGGCCACCACCTTCTGCATGATGATACCACGGATGGCGCAGTGGAAATTCGCCAGCCCGGCTGCCTTCCTCAGCCGCAGCCCATCCGGAGCCAGCAAGGAGCTGACCCTGGACAAAGCCGAGGCTGGGGGCGGCCTAGGGTCCGTGTTTGGAGCCTGCGACCCTGTGTGCTCCACACCTTGCACCCTGCAGGTGATAAACAGgctgcgaggaggaggagggaggaaggcgaCCCGGACAGAAGGATACAAACTCACAGGGGAGGAGTGGAGCCGTAAAGGGAGCTTCATCAGCAAACCGTCTCAGGGGTGGCTGCACCCAGATGATCGATTGCAGGGTCCTGGGGTCTCCTATATTGTCAGG TACATGGGCTGCATTGAAGTTCTTAGATCCATGAGGTCTCTGGATTTTAACACACGGACTCAGGTGACAAG GGAGGCTATTAACAGGCTGCACGAAGCTGTGCCCGGGGTGAGGGGAACCTGGAAGAGGAAGGTGAGTGAGAGGACCTGCTCCCAGCCGCACACAGAGTCAGCAGCAGGGCCAAGCTCAGCAATC GTCGCCAATAAATCCCTGGCGTCTGTTCTGGGCCGCAGTAATCTTCGCTTTGCCGGGATCAGCATCGCTGTCAATATATCCATCGAGGGACTGAATCTGAGCATCCCTACGAGCCGACAG GTTATCGCCAATCACCATATGCAGGCCATCTCCTTTGCTTCCGGAGGGGATGCG GACATGACCGATTACGTGGCTTATGTGGCTAAGGACCCAATAAACCAGAGAG CCTGTCACATCTTGGAGTGCTGTGAGGGGCTGGCCCAGAATGTTATCAGCACTATAGGACAAGCCTTTGAGCTGAGGTTCAAACAGTACCTGCACAGCCCCCCCAAAGTGGCAGCCCCCCCAGACAG gatgacagggggagacgagccggcgtgggggggagaggaggagcacAGCTCGGAACGGGACTATTACAACAGCATCCCGGGCAAGGAGCCTCCGTTGGGGGGCATACAGGACTCCCGGGTCAGGGATGTGGGTGCTATGGGGtacccccccacacagacaccaCCAAATGGACAGTGGCCTCAG GCAGGGTCTCCAGCCAGAAGACCTCCGATGTCACACTCTGGGTCTCAGTGGGAGCTGGAGGGGCAGG GACAGGCCGGCGAAGGCTTCCCTCTAACCAATGGCCGGGCCCTGGGAGTCCGAGACTACGAGGAGCACATGTATGTGAACACGCAGAACCTGGACGGCTGGAACACGGACAAGGAGCCCTACATGATACCCGAGGACAGTCCGAAGAAGGATCTCTTTGATATGA GACCCTTTGAAGATGCTCTGAAGCTCCACGAATCCGGCCTTTCCGGGGGGACCCAGAGGTTGGAGGATCAGTGGCCGAGCCCCCCCACCAGGAGGGCTCCTGTGGCCCCCACAGAGGAGCAGCTGAGGGGGGAGCTTTGGTACCACGGAAAGATGAGCAGGAGGGAGGCAGAAAAAGTGCTGCAGAGGGACGGAGACTTCCTTGTGAGGGACAGCATCACCAACCCGGGGCAGTATGTGCTGACGGGCATGCACAGGGGGCAGCCCAAGCACCTGCTCCTGGTGGACCCAGAGGGAGTG gGTCACAGCCAGACTGCGAGCCGATCGtgcacacagagagaacattctGCGAGGGAGAGCGGAGCTGTCACTGATTGCGGGCCCTGA
- the SHC2 gene encoding SHC-transforming protein 2 isoform X5 — protein sequence MLADTRYDRFRNDSVTSAEEQPPPPTGAMSGQVSPGSPSAAPRLGQPSPPFSEPQGPEEQDMATTFCMMIPRMAQWKFASPAAFLSRSPSGASKELTLDKAEAGGGLGSVFGACDPVCSTPCTLQVINRLRGGGGRKATRTEGYKLTGEEWSRKGSFISKPSQGWLHPDDRLQGPGVSYIVRYMGCIEVLRSMRSLDFNTRTQVTREAINRLHEAVPGVRGTWKRKVANKSLASVLGRSNLRFAGISIAVNISIEGLNLSIPTSRQDMTDYVAYVAKDPINQRACHILECCEGLAQNVISTIGQAFELRFKQYLHSPPKVAAPPDRMTGGDEPAWGGEEEHSSERDYYNSIPGKEPPLGGIQDSRVRDVGAMGYPPTQTPPNGQWPQAGSPARRPPMSHSGSQWELEGQGQAGEGFPLTNGRALGVRDYEEHMYVNTQNLDGWNTDKEPYMIPEDSPKKDLFDMRPFEDALKLHESGLSGGTQRLEDQWPSPPTRRAPVAPTEEQLRGELWYHGKMSRREAEKVLQRDGDFLVRDSITNPGQYVLTGMHRGQPKHLLLVDPEGVVRTKDVLFESISHLISYHLHNQQPIVAAESELHLRQVVPRRAAS from the exons ATGCTCGCTGACACCAGGTATGACCGCTTTCGCAACGACTCAGTGACATCGGCAGAGGAGCAGCCGCCGCCTCCGACTGGAGCCATGAGCGGACAGGTCTCCCCCGGCTCCCCGTCTGCGGCACCTCGCCTGGGCCAGCCATCCCCTCCGTTCTCCGAGCCGCAGGGCCCAGAGGAGCAGGATATGGCCACCACCTTCTGCATGATGATACCACGGATGGCGCAGTGGAAATTCGCCAGCCCGGCTGCCTTCCTCAGCCGCAGCCCATCCGGAGCCAGCAAGGAGCTGACCCTGGACAAAGCCGAGGCTGGGGGCGGCCTAGGGTCCGTGTTTGGAGCCTGCGACCCTGTGTGCTCCACACCTTGCACCCTGCAGGTGATAAACAGgctgcgaggaggaggagggaggaaggcgaCCCGGACAGAAGGATACAAACTCACAGGGGAGGAGTGGAGCCGTAAAGGGAGCTTCATCAGCAAACCGTCTCAGGGGTGGCTGCACCCAGATGATCGATTGCAGGGTCCTGGGGTCTCCTATATTGTCAGG TACATGGGCTGCATTGAAGTTCTTAGATCCATGAGGTCTCTGGATTTTAACACACGGACTCAGGTGACAAG GGAGGCTATTAACAGGCTGCACGAAGCTGTGCCCGGGGTGAGGGGAACCTGGAAGAGGAAG GTCGCCAATAAATCCCTGGCGTCTGTTCTGGGCCGCAGTAATCTTCGCTTTGCCGGGATCAGCATCGCTGTCAATATATCCATCGAGGGACTGAATCTGAGCATCCCTACGAGCCGACAG GACATGACCGATTACGTGGCTTATGTGGCTAAGGACCCAATAAACCAGAGAG CCTGTCACATCTTGGAGTGCTGTGAGGGGCTGGCCCAGAATGTTATCAGCACTATAGGACAAGCCTTTGAGCTGAGGTTCAAACAGTACCTGCACAGCCCCCCCAAAGTGGCAGCCCCCCCAGACAG gatgacagggggagacgagccggcgtgggggggagaggaggagcacAGCTCGGAACGGGACTATTACAACAGCATCCCGGGCAAGGAGCCTCCGTTGGGGGGCATACAGGACTCCCGGGTCAGGGATGTGGGTGCTATGGGGtacccccccacacagacaccaCCAAATGGACAGTGGCCTCAG GCAGGGTCTCCAGCCAGAAGACCTCCGATGTCACACTCTGGGTCTCAGTGGGAGCTGGAGGGGCAGG GACAGGCCGGCGAAGGCTTCCCTCTAACCAATGGCCGGGCCCTGGGAGTCCGAGACTACGAGGAGCACATGTATGTGAACACGCAGAACCTGGACGGCTGGAACACGGACAAGGAGCCCTACATGATACCCGAGGACAGTCCGAAGAAGGATCTCTTTGATATGA GACCCTTTGAAGATGCTCTGAAGCTCCACGAATCCGGCCTTTCCGGGGGGACCCAGAGGTTGGAGGATCAGTGGCCGAGCCCCCCCACCAGGAGGGCTCCTGTGGCCCCCACAGAGGAGCAGCTGAGGGGGGAGCTTTGGTACCACGGAAAGATGAGCAGGAGGGAGGCAGAAAAAGTGCTGCAGAGGGACGGAGACTTCCTTGTGAGGGACAGCATCACCAACCCGGGGCAGTATGTGCTGACGGGCATGCACAGGGGGCAGCCCAAGCACCTGCTCCTGGTGGACCCAGAGGGAGTG GTGAGGACAAAGGATGTGCTGTTTGAGAGTATCAGTCACCTGATCTCCTACCACCTGCACAACCAGCAGCCAATCGTAGCAGCTGAGAGCGAACTGCACCTGAGGCAGGTGGTACCACGGAGAGCAGCATCGTAG
- the SHC2 gene encoding SHC-transforming protein 2 isoform X3 codes for MLADTRYDRFRNDSVTSAEEQPPPPTGAMSGQVSPGSPSAAPRLGQPSPPFSEPQGPEEQDMATTFCMMIPRMAQWKFASPAAFLSRSPSGASKELTLDKAEAGGGLGSVFGACDPVCSTPCTLQVINRLRGGGGRKATRTEGYKLTGEEWSRKGSFISKPSQGWLHPDDRLQGPGVSYIVRYMGCIEVLRSMRSLDFNTRTQVTREAINRLHEAVPGVRGTWKRKVSERTCSQPHTESAAGPSSAIVANKSLASVLGRSNLRFAGISIAVNISIEGLNLSIPTSRQDMTDYVAYVAKDPINQRACHILECCEGLAQNVISTIGQAFELRFKQYLHSPPKVAAPPDRMTGGDEPAWGGEEEHSSERDYYNSIPGKEPPLGGIQDSRVRDVGAMGYPPTQTPPNGQWPQAGSPARRPPMSHSGSQWELEGQGQAGEGFPLTNGRALGVRDYEEHMYVNTQNLDGWNTDKEPYMIPEDSPKKDLFDMRPFEDALKLHESGLSGGTQRLEDQWPSPPTRRAPVAPTEEQLRGELWYHGKMSRREAEKVLQRDGDFLVRDSITNPGQYVLTGMHRGQPKHLLLVDPEGVVRTKDVLFESISHLISYHLHNQQPIVAAESELHLRQVVPRRAAS; via the exons ATGCTCGCTGACACCAGGTATGACCGCTTTCGCAACGACTCAGTGACATCGGCAGAGGAGCAGCCGCCGCCTCCGACTGGAGCCATGAGCGGACAGGTCTCCCCCGGCTCCCCGTCTGCGGCACCTCGCCTGGGCCAGCCATCCCCTCCGTTCTCCGAGCCGCAGGGCCCAGAGGAGCAGGATATGGCCACCACCTTCTGCATGATGATACCACGGATGGCGCAGTGGAAATTCGCCAGCCCGGCTGCCTTCCTCAGCCGCAGCCCATCCGGAGCCAGCAAGGAGCTGACCCTGGACAAAGCCGAGGCTGGGGGCGGCCTAGGGTCCGTGTTTGGAGCCTGCGACCCTGTGTGCTCCACACCTTGCACCCTGCAGGTGATAAACAGgctgcgaggaggaggagggaggaaggcgaCCCGGACAGAAGGATACAAACTCACAGGGGAGGAGTGGAGCCGTAAAGGGAGCTTCATCAGCAAACCGTCTCAGGGGTGGCTGCACCCAGATGATCGATTGCAGGGTCCTGGGGTCTCCTATATTGTCAGG TACATGGGCTGCATTGAAGTTCTTAGATCCATGAGGTCTCTGGATTTTAACACACGGACTCAGGTGACAAG GGAGGCTATTAACAGGCTGCACGAAGCTGTGCCCGGGGTGAGGGGAACCTGGAAGAGGAAGGTGAGTGAGAGGACCTGCTCCCAGCCGCACACAGAGTCAGCAGCAGGGCCAAGCTCAGCAATC GTCGCCAATAAATCCCTGGCGTCTGTTCTGGGCCGCAGTAATCTTCGCTTTGCCGGGATCAGCATCGCTGTCAATATATCCATCGAGGGACTGAATCTGAGCATCCCTACGAGCCGACAG GACATGACCGATTACGTGGCTTATGTGGCTAAGGACCCAATAAACCAGAGAG CCTGTCACATCTTGGAGTGCTGTGAGGGGCTGGCCCAGAATGTTATCAGCACTATAGGACAAGCCTTTGAGCTGAGGTTCAAACAGTACCTGCACAGCCCCCCCAAAGTGGCAGCCCCCCCAGACAG gatgacagggggagacgagccggcgtgggggggagaggaggagcacAGCTCGGAACGGGACTATTACAACAGCATCCCGGGCAAGGAGCCTCCGTTGGGGGGCATACAGGACTCCCGGGTCAGGGATGTGGGTGCTATGGGGtacccccccacacagacaccaCCAAATGGACAGTGGCCTCAG GCAGGGTCTCCAGCCAGAAGACCTCCGATGTCACACTCTGGGTCTCAGTGGGAGCTGGAGGGGCAGG GACAGGCCGGCGAAGGCTTCCCTCTAACCAATGGCCGGGCCCTGGGAGTCCGAGACTACGAGGAGCACATGTATGTGAACACGCAGAACCTGGACGGCTGGAACACGGACAAGGAGCCCTACATGATACCCGAGGACAGTCCGAAGAAGGATCTCTTTGATATGA GACCCTTTGAAGATGCTCTGAAGCTCCACGAATCCGGCCTTTCCGGGGGGACCCAGAGGTTGGAGGATCAGTGGCCGAGCCCCCCCACCAGGAGGGCTCCTGTGGCCCCCACAGAGGAGCAGCTGAGGGGGGAGCTTTGGTACCACGGAAAGATGAGCAGGAGGGAGGCAGAAAAAGTGCTGCAGAGGGACGGAGACTTCCTTGTGAGGGACAGCATCACCAACCCGGGGCAGTATGTGCTGACGGGCATGCACAGGGGGCAGCCCAAGCACCTGCTCCTGGTGGACCCAGAGGGAGTG GTGAGGACAAAGGATGTGCTGTTTGAGAGTATCAGTCACCTGATCTCCTACCACCTGCACAACCAGCAGCCAATCGTAGCAGCTGAGAGCGAACTGCACCTGAGGCAGGTGGTACCACGGAGAGCAGCATCGTAG